Proteins found in one Primulina eburnea isolate SZY01 chromosome 16, ASM2296580v1, whole genome shotgun sequence genomic segment:
- the LOC140817009 gene encoding LOW QUALITY PROTEIN: protein Iojap-related, mitochondrial (The sequence of the model RefSeq protein was modified relative to this genomic sequence to represent the inferred CDS: deleted 1 base in 1 codon), with translation MWSVLRRRVLSSPSFSFTHRCEDLTSSSIFSRQFGFSSISHDVTDFVATKKELLSLEEVEKILNDVGADDVKVIPAPERCEFTDYMVIATGRSPWHVRNISQALIYKVKQKQRGAIRMLLPTVVGQEGGKWIAIDSGKLIVHAVDEKARAYYNFEGLWASDKSNAEQVQDLEKAFVKVRKKNNSKKSSQPHM, from the exons ATGTGGTCGGTGTTGCGCCGCCGAGTTCTGTCCTCTCCT TCATTTTCCTTCACTCATCGGTGTGAAGACctaacctcttcttcaattttTTCTCGTCAATTCGGATTCTCCAGCATTTCACATGACGTCACAGACTTTGTCGCAACGAAGAAGGAATTGTTAAGCTTGGAGGAGGTTGAAAAGATCCTCAATGATGTCGGAGCCGACGATGTTAAGGTTATTCCAGCTCCAGAACGTTGTGAGTTCACAGATTACATGGTGATCGCCACTGGTCGGTCTCCGTGGCACGTTCGCAACATCTCTCAAGCCCTAATTTACAAG GTTAAGCAAAAGCAGAGAGGAGCAATTAGGATGTTGCTGCCTACTGTGGTAGGGCAAGAAGGGGGAAAGTGGATCGCAATAGATTCTG GAAAATTGATCGTGCATGCTGTTGATGAGAAAGCAAGAGCTTATTACAACTTTGAGGGGCTTTGGGCCTCAGATAAATCGAACGCTGAACAAGTTCAG GATTTGGAGAAGGCTTTTGTCAAGGTTCGCAAAAAGAATAACTCGAAGAAATCTTCACAACCACACATGTAG
- the LOC140816933 gene encoding TLC domain-containing protein At5g14285-like has protein sequence MEIPKFYDSSLPVFISWFILVYLLGYFIIFKNWGKLYRAEASSCLMSLAHGNPAFVSSIFSILLSQNSLTQIEFASPNTAFQNSVLEYSISYFLLDLLHYIFLVPSDVLFIAHHVATLYVLMTCRYVFGVGAVAILGILVLAEATTTCQNTWSLARYRKDDSTKAAAVLNFLSPIFYAYYSVVRGILGPLLAYKIGLYFSRGLGDGVFPNWAWISWIVVIGLGIGASILWVLHLWIDFYRERTEKNAKKLS, from the coding sequence ATGGAAATCCCGAAATTCTATGATTCATCCCTTCCTGTATTCATTTCATGGTTCATACTCGTCTATTTATTGGGTTATTTCATCATCTTCAAGAACTGGGGTAAACTGTACAGGGCTGAAGCTTCAAGCTGTCTCATGTCTCTTGCTCATGGCAACCCTGCATTCGTTTCATCCATTTTCTCAATCTTACTGTCTCAAAACAGTTTAACCCAGATAGAATTCGCTTCTCCAAACACTGCCTTCCAAAACTCAGTACTTGAATACAGCATATCTTATTTCTTACTGGACCTGTTGCACTATATTTTCTTGGTCCCAAGTGATGTCCTGTTCATTGCACACCATGTAGCGACACTATATGTCTTAATGACATGCCGATATGTGTTTGGAGTTGGAGCAGTTGCAATTCTTGGAATTTTAGTTCTTGCTGAGGCTACAACTACATGCCAAAACACATGGAGCCTAGCTAGATATCGCAAGGATGATTCGACCAAGGCTGCTGCTGTTTTAAATTTCTTGTCACCGATTTTTTATGCCTACTACAGTGTGGTGAGGGGGATTCTTGGACCACTGCTTGCCTACAAGATAGGATTGTATTTCAGCCGTGGTTTAGGTGATGGTGTGTTCCCTAATTGGGCTTGGATTTCTTGGATTGTCGTCATAGGATTAGGAATTGGGGCCAGCATTTTGTGGGTTCTGCATCTGTGGATTGACTTCTATAGAGAGAGAACCGAGAAAAACGCGAAGAAATTGAGCTAA